From Anopheles darlingi chromosome 2, idAnoDarlMG_H_01, whole genome shotgun sequence, the proteins below share one genomic window:
- the LOC125952570 gene encoding uncharacterized protein LOC125952570 codes for MNYGRKTPSTYRSTPSVYSHITSRSQSNLHSQRSRSMKSVRIPWYQKPILHNNQYLDIQRGAFIMGLFAIFVAIFTIGTAIFDIYCLALAAPGSSHYGYYIISYEFVYVGNVHVRNALMVAALFSLIGGLVVLVTSIMLVHALRKEYETKIVPWLWSFAIFTLFRFLAFLFFSIVNDLIFAYNILITLIWSVIVVASIYGWLMVYSLYLELSDLTKLEDLAHLRMGTMQSLNASVAHSLAGSRPTTPHSTVSTVPVGDRHV; via the coding sequence ATGAATTACGGGCGGAAAACACCGTCGACGTACCGGTCGACACCGTCGGTCTACTCACACATCACCTCCCGGTCGCAATCGAATCTGCACTCGCAGCGTTCCCGTTCGATGAAATCCGTCCGGATACCGTGGTATCAGAAGCCGATCCTGCACAACAACCAGTATCTCGACATCCAGCGGGGCGCCTTCATTATGGGACTGTTTGCGATTTTCGTGGCGATCTTCACGATCGGTACGGCCATCTTCGATATCTACTGCTTGGCGTTGGCGGCACCCGGCTCATCCCATTACGGTTACTACATCATCTCGTACGAGTTCGTGTACGTCGGCAATGTGCACGTCCGGAATGCGCTGATGGTGGCCGCCCTGTTCTCGCTCATCGGtggcctggtggtgctggtgacgagCATTATGCTGGTGCACGCACTGCGCAAGGAGTACGAGACGAAGATCGTACCGTGGCTGTGGTCGTTCGCGATCTTCACGCTGTTCCGCTTTCTCGCGTTCCTGTTCTTCTCGATCGTGAACGATCTGATCTTCGCGTACAACATTCTCATCACGCTCATCTggagcgtcatcgtcgtggcgtCGATCTACGGCTGGCTGATGGTTTACTCGCTCTACCTCGAGCTATCGGATCTGACGAAGCTGGAGGATCTGGCGCATCTACGCATGGGTACGATGCAATCGCTAAACGCGTCCGTTGCCCACTCGTTGGCCGGTTCACGACCTACCACACCGCACAGTACCGTCTCGACCGTACCGGTCGGTGACCGGCACGTCTAA